A single region of the Vicia villosa cultivar HV-30 ecotype Madison, WI linkage group LG4, Vvil1.0, whole genome shotgun sequence genome encodes:
- the LOC131599806 gene encoding uncharacterized protein LOC131599806 — MEEDAPKEFRELVLEDEWKKVIEKYNEDINYHKIEIKGRGTALHVAISNGRTDVVKFLVDAIEVHGDESSLKILSDIGATPLHLAAYRGFTEMCEVIIGKEGQRKSLVQEKNANGETPLFWAVCGRKRLVYIYLQQFYPLDLNIAIDKNNTSILHVAIQKEMFDLAIIIMYGYQGLRFMKNKDDVVPLEILATKTSAFKSQSSLSWWKKILYYCLIISCHDAKTTMELYRKKVISTENAEDEKCDNSEVAIPIYHVEELEKAYKIRNKYLAFKWHIPSLLDLEAIKTIKKKHIYGGQLLKEFMKTPTWSYMGGGEEPSHDTKYDDEMKNEILNFPEIIKHAQEGGDASIKETKENKKMEDLANINGKDTIFSAKPKNGIYVELKNIKTEVKDTAYLIAATHGIVEMMSELQSNIRSAVDETNSNNENALLLAVKYRQPLVIEFLRKSIPGGVFRHLNIQIDKNENPILHLAAYTSFQTYTSFKSEKTWRISGAAMQLTWEIKWYKYIKEQVPENFNNRVNIEGNIPSEIFKEQHKELLQNSVKWLNDTANSCSVVATLIAGVSFATSGSVPGGNKQTGEPALEGQPAFKGFAISSLIGLYFSVTALIMFLTILTSQKELEEFRFNLPMKLLLGLSSLFVSVVSMFVSFCAGHFFVLTDEYTKGSILFYLYISICLPVTFYASAQFPLFVDLVKVVWKKVPPQSVKGVLL, encoded by the exons ATGGAAGAAGACGCAC CTAAGGAGTTCCGTGAGCTAGTATTGGAAGACGAATGGAAAAAAGTAATTGAAAAATACAATGAAGATATTAACTATCACAAGATAGAAATCAAGGGAAGAGGAACAGCATTACACGTGGCAATTAGCAATGGACGCACAGACGTAGTGAAGTTTCTTGTAGACGCGATAGAAGTGCATGGAGATGAAAGTAGTTTGAAAATTCTGAGTGATATAGGTGCAACTCCTCTTCACCTTGCAGCATATAGAGGATTCACTGAGATGTGTGAAGTTATAATTGGAAAAGAAGGTCAAAGGAAATCTTTGGTTCAAGAGAAAAATGCAAATGGAGAGACACCACTTTTTTGGGCTGTGTGTGGACGTAAAAGATTGGTGTATATTTATCTGCAACAGTTTTATCCTCTTGATCTCAATATTGCTATCGATAAGAATAATACTAGCATCCTTCATGTTGCCATTCAGAAAGAAATGTTTG ATTTGGCAATTATAATAATGTATGGCTACCAAGGTCTTAGATTTATGAAGAACAAAGATGATGTCGTTCCTCTCGAAATTCTTGCTACTAAGACATCCGCCTTCAAGAGTCAAAGTAGCCTATCATGGTGGAAGAAAATCTTGTACTACT GTCTTATTATAAGCTGCCACGATGCAAAAACTACAATGGAATTGTATAGAAAGAAGGTTATATCTACAGAAAATGCAGAGGAtg AGAAATGTGATAACAGTGAAGTTGCAATACCTATATACCATGTTGAGGAATTAGAAAAGGCATACAAAATACGAAACAAATATTTAGCATTCAAATGGCATATCCCATCACTATTGG atttagaagCAATTAAAACTATTAAGAAGAAGCATATATATGGTGGTCAGCTCTTGAAAGAATTCATGAAAACACCTACTTGGTCATACATGGGTGGTGGGGAGGAGCCATCACATGACACGAAATATGATGACGAAATGAAAAATGAAATTCTTAATTTTCCCGAGATTATCAAGCACGCACAGGAAGGAG GCGATGCCTCAATAAAAGagacaaaagaaaataagaaaatggAAGATTTAGCAAATATTAATGGAAAAGATACAATATTTTCGGCAAAACCAAAAAATGGCATATACGTAGAATTGAAGAATATTAAAACAGAAGTAAAGGACACAGCATATTTGATTGCAGCAACTCATGGAATAGTTGAGATGATGTCAGAGCTTCAATCAAATATAAGAAGCGCGGTTGATGAAACTAACTCTAACAATGAAAATGCATTGCTTTTAGCAGTAAAGTACAGGCAACCGCTTGTCATTGAGTTTTTGCGGAAATCTATACCTGGAGGAGTCTTTCGTCACCTAAATATACAAATTGATAAAAATGAGAATCCCATTTTACACTTGGCAgcatatacatcatttcaaaCCTACACATCATTCAAGAGTGAAAAAACCTGGAGGATATCTGGTGCTGCCATGCAATTGACGTGGGAAATCAAGTGGTATAAG tacATAAAAGAACAAGTACCAGAGAATTTCAATAATAGAGTCAACATAGAAGGAAATATCCCAAGTGAAATATTTAAGGAGCAACACAAAGAACTTCTACAAAACAGTGTTAAGTGGTTGAACGACACAGCAAATTCATGCTCAGTTGTTGCTACTCTTATTGCTGGTGTCTCCTTTGCAACATCAGGCAGTGTACCTGGTGGCAATAAACAAACAGGAGAACCAGCATTAGAAGGACAACCTGCATTTAAAGGATTCGCTATATCTTCATTAATTGGATTGTACTTCTCTGTCACTGCACTCATCATGTTCCTTACTATACTTACTTCTCAAAAAGAACTCGAAGAGTTTCGTTTCAACTTGCCAATGAAGCTTCTTTTAGGCTTGAGTTCTCTCTTTGTATCCGTTGTCTCTATGTTTGTTTCCTTCTGTGCTGGGCATTTCTTTGTGCTCACAGATGAATATACAAAGGGAAGTATCTTGTTCTATTTATATATTTCCATTTGCCTCCCTGTCACGTTCTATGCATCTGCGCAGTTTCCGTTATTTGTTGATCTTGTTAAAGTTGTTTGGAAGAAGGTTCCACCACAAAGTGTTAAGGGTGTTCTTCTGTAG